A genome region from Passer domesticus isolate bPasDom1 unplaced genomic scaffold, bPasDom1.hap1 HAP1_SCAFFOLD_54, whole genome shotgun sequence includes the following:
- the LOC135292857 gene encoding serine/threonine-protein kinase PAK 3-like, translating into MVKMENPMMKYTNLEYIGRGTFGDVCKALDTATGGEVAIKKINLQELIRREVTFKELMVMKINKHLNIVNYLKSYLLGDELWLVMEYMDGGALSDVISETHMSEREIAAVSRECL; encoded by the exons ATGGTGAAGATGGAAAATCCCATGATGAAATACACTAATCTGGAATATATTGGCAGGGG gaCTTTTGGAGATGTTTGTAAAGCACTGGACACTGCCACAGGAGGAGAG GTGgccataaagaaaataaatcttcaaGAACTGATCAGAAGGGAAGTAACCTTTAAGGAACTCATGGTCATGAAAATTAATAAGCACCTAAACATTGTGAATTATTTAAAGAG ctacCTTCTGGGTGATGAACTCTGGCTGGTTATGGAGTACATGGATGGAGGTGCCCTGAGCGATGTCATCAGTGAGACTCACATGTCTGAAAGAGAGATTGCAGCCGTCAGTCGGGAG tgcctgtga